A window of Flavobacterium branchiarum genomic DNA:
CCATTAATATTCAAGAGATTACGTAAAACATAATTTTCTTAACGTTTTGATAACATAATCCGATTAAAATGTTATAATTTTGCCAAAAACAATTAACTAAATAACACAATGAAGACAATGAAAAATTGGTTACTCACAGGACTATTGTTCATGATAGTTTCAACCGTATTTTCTCAAGGAAAAATCACCGGTACTATTACTGATGGTTCAAGTTCTTTACCAGGAGCAAATGCTGCTATTAAAGGATCAACCGATGCTAGTTCTAGCGATTTTGATGGAAAATTTACTATTACAACTTCAGTTGCATCTGGAGAAATAGTTATTTCTTACTTAGGTTACGATTCTAAAACGGTTAAATTCTCAGTTTCTAAAGGAGGAACAACTAATTTAGGTACTATCGTTTTAACATCAAACTCTAACCAATTAGACGAGATTGTTATCAAAAGCACAATTGTTGATATCGCTAAGGACAGAAAAACTCCTGTTGCCGTTTCTACAATTAAAGCTGCTGAAATTCAAGCAAAATTAGGAACTCAAGAATTTCCTGAGATTCTAAGAAACACACCTTCAGTATATGCTACAAAAGGTAGTGGTGGATACGGAGATTCAAGAATTAACATTCGTGGATTTGACCAAAAAAACATTGCTGTAATGGTAAATGGTATGCCAATCAACGACATGGAAGGTGGAACAGTTTACTGGAGCAACTGGGCTGGACTTGCTGATGTAACTTCTGCTATGCAAGTACAAAGAGGTTTAGGTTCATCTAAGCTTGCTGTTTCTTCTGTAGGAGGAACAATAAACATTGTAACTAAAGCTTCTGACATGAAAGAAGGTGGTTCATTCTCTTCTGGTTTTGGTAATGCAAATTATTTAAAATTACAAGGTTCTTACAATACTGGAAAATTAGAAAACGGACTTTCTGCTTCTGTTTTATTATCTCAAACTCGTGGAGATGGATACATCAACGGAACAGAATTTGAAGGTACTAATTACTATGTAGCTTTAGGATACGCTACAAAAAACAATAAACACGATTTTCAATTTACTGTAACTGGTGCGCCACAATGGCACAACCAAAGATCTTCAAACATATCAATTGAAACTTACCAAAAATACGGTACTGCTGAAAACCCAAACACAAGATATAATGCAGATGCAGGATATTTAAATGGGGAATCATATAATATCAGAAAAAACTACTACCATAAGCCTATTGCAGCTTTGAACTGGGATTACAAAATAAACGAAACTACCAAACTTTCTAGTGTACTTTACGCTTCTATGGGACGTGGTGCTGGAGCAGGTGCTTCAGGTGGAATTAGAGGAAAAGTTTACAGTGATGCTACTGCATTCAGAACTGCTAATGGATTAGTAGATTATGATAAAATTGTAGCTTACAACTCTGGTCAATCAGTATACATAAATGGTTTTACTGGATTACAAACTAGAAAACAAGTTACCACTCCTGATGGTCTTCGTTACCAAAATAATTTCTCTTCAGGATCTAACGCAAACACTCCTGCAGCTGCAAGCTCTGGAACTTCTGGAATCTCTCAAACTGCTTCTATCAACTCACATGACTGGTTTGGTGCTGTAATTAATTTAAATAAAAAATTAAGCAACACATTAACTTTAGATTTCGGAATTGATGCTAGAACTTACAAAGGATACCACTTTACTGTACTAAATGACTTATTAGGTGGAGATGAATTTTACGATACATCTATCAAAAGCTTACAACCAGGCGGAAGACACCTTACTACTACTTACGCAACAGACGTTCAATGGAACCCTTTCAAAAAGGTTGACTATGAGAAAATCTCATTTAACAGTACTGGAAACGTAAGATGGTACGGAGCTTTTACTCAACTTGAGTATTCTAAAGACAATTTAACAGCATTTATTCAAGGAGCTATATCTCAACAAGGATACAAAAGAGAAGACAACTTCGTTTACGATCCAGCTACACAACCTGAATTAGCTTCTACACCTTACAAAAACATACTAGGAGGTAACGTTAAAGGGGGTGCAAACTATAACATTAACGAAAAAAACAATGTATATGTAAATGCTGGTTATTACTCAAAACAACCGTTCTTTAACGCTGTTTACCCAAATAACAAATCTACATTAAACCCTAACCTTACTAACGAAAAAATCATTGGTTTTGAAGCAGGATACGGATTCCGTTCTCGTTATTTCAATGCTACTGTAAACGTTTACAATACAACTTGGAACGATAGATACTTAAAAGGTAGAGCTCTTCCAACATCTCCGGAATTCCCTTCAAATACAACTTACACAGAATACATTGGACTTGATGAAGTTCACTCAGGGATTGAATTTGAGGCAAACTCAAACATAACTGAAAAATTAAAAGTGAACGCAATGTTCTCTTACGGAATCTGGGAATACAAAGGAAACGCTACTGTAAATGCTTATTTACAAGCAGATAACACTCCAATCCCTGCATATACTGGACTTACAGTTTACATGGACAAAGTAAAAGTAGGAGATGCTGCACAAGTTACTGCTTCTTTAGGTGCATCTTATGAAGTTCTAACAAGAGTAACATTAGACGCTAACTACAACTTTAATGACAAATTGTACGCAGGAATTAGCCCTATTGATTTTTCTTCTCCAACAAACAAAGGAGCATTAGAATTACCTTCTTACGGAATACTAGATGCTGGTTTCTCTTACAAGATGCTACTAGGTAAAGACAAAGACAAATCAATGAACTTTAGATTAAACGTGAACAACGTTTTAGACAAATTGTATATTGCTGAATCTAGAACAAATACTTTTGCTAGTGATTTCGTTAACGGAAAAGATGGAAACACTTTTGCTCAAGCTGGAAAAACATTTGACGGCGTAGCAACAAGTAACCAAGTATACTTTGGTTTCGGAAGAACTTGGAACTTTACATTAAGTTATAACTTCTAATATTTAGAATCATAATAATTATCAAAAACGGCATTGGCTTTTAGCTTAATGCCGTTTTTTTTTGCCATATTTTTGTTTATATTTGTTAAAAAAACTTAAGTTCTATGTACGATTTTATACAAAAATTCCACTCTGGATGGGCATATATTGTCTTAATCCTTCTATTAGTTGCAGTTGTAAATGCCATCATCGGCTTTGCTTCAAAAAAAGAGTTCACACCTACAGATCGTAAGATTGGCCTTTTTACATTAATTGCCACTCATACACAATTACTAATTGGTTTGATTCTTTATTTTGTTTCACCACTAGGTAAAGCAGCTTTTGGGCAAATGTCAAACGCAGCACTTAGACTTACATCGTTAGAACATCCTTTAATTAACATTATAGCCATCATTTTGATAACTGTTGGATGGTCAAAACATAAAAATTTAATCACTAGCGAATCAAAATTTAAAACTTTTTCAATCTTTTACGGATTAGGATTAGTACTGATTTTAAGTAGATTGCCATGGAACTTATGGTTCTAAAAATACAGACAAAGCCCTAATTATAGGGCTTTTTTTAATTTCGGCATATTATTTGTGTAAGTTATCACCTTAAAAATAAATTTATGAGTAATAAAACATCAATCTTTATCTCTATCCTTATCATTACTTTCTTAAGTTGTGGTTTTTCATATATTACGAGTCAAACTAAACCAACTGAACCTAAGATAATACTAGATACCCTAAAAAATTCAAAAAACAAAACAGTTGCCTCCCCTACTAATAAAGAAAATGACTCTATAACTATAGACAAAAATTCCAAATTAAAATTATATAAAAAAACCGCCCACGCTTCTTATTATGCTGATCGTTTTAATGGTCGAAAAACCGCAAACGGAAGTCGTTTCAGCAACAATAAATATACTGCCGCTCACAAAAAACTTCCTTTTGGAACCAAAGTAAAAGTAACAAACGAAGCCAAT
This region includes:
- a CDS encoding TonB-dependent receptor; amino-acid sequence: MKTMKNWLLTGLLFMIVSTVFSQGKITGTITDGSSSLPGANAAIKGSTDASSSDFDGKFTITTSVASGEIVISYLGYDSKTVKFSVSKGGTTNLGTIVLTSNSNQLDEIVIKSTIVDIAKDRKTPVAVSTIKAAEIQAKLGTQEFPEILRNTPSVYATKGSGGYGDSRINIRGFDQKNIAVMVNGMPINDMEGGTVYWSNWAGLADVTSAMQVQRGLGSSKLAVSSVGGTINIVTKASDMKEGGSFSSGFGNANYLKLQGSYNTGKLENGLSASVLLSQTRGDGYINGTEFEGTNYYVALGYATKNNKHDFQFTVTGAPQWHNQRSSNISIETYQKYGTAENPNTRYNADAGYLNGESYNIRKNYYHKPIAALNWDYKINETTKLSSVLYASMGRGAGAGASGGIRGKVYSDATAFRTANGLVDYDKIVAYNSGQSVYINGFTGLQTRKQVTTPDGLRYQNNFSSGSNANTPAAASSGTSGISQTASINSHDWFGAVINLNKKLSNTLTLDFGIDARTYKGYHFTVLNDLLGGDEFYDTSIKSLQPGGRHLTTTYATDVQWNPFKKVDYEKISFNSTGNVRWYGAFTQLEYSKDNLTAFIQGAISQQGYKREDNFVYDPATQPELASTPYKNILGGNVKGGANYNINEKNNVYVNAGYYSKQPFFNAVYPNNKSTLNPNLTNEKIIGFEAGYGFRSRYFNATVNVYNTTWNDRYLKGRALPTSPEFPSNTTYTEYIGLDEVHSGIEFEANSNITEKLKVNAMFSYGIWEYKGNATVNAYLQADNTPIPAYTGLTVYMDKVKVGDAAQVTASLGASYEVLTRVTLDANYNFNDKLYAGISPIDFSSPTNKGALELPSYGILDAGFSYKMLLGKDKDKSMNFRLNVNNVLDKLYIAESRTNTFASDFVNGKDGNTFAQAGKTFDGVATSNQVYFGFGRTWNFTLSYNF
- a CDS encoding septal ring lytic transglycosylase RlpA family protein, encoding MSNKTSIFISILIITFLSCGFSYITSQTKPTEPKIILDTLKNSKNKTVASPTNKENDSITIDKNSKLKLYKKTAHASYYADRFNGRKTANGSRFSNNKYTAAHKKLPFGTKVKVTNEANGKFVIVEITDRGPFVKTREIDLSKRAFMDIAKNKGAGAMKVTIETIEKIK